In Pseudomonas sp. MYb327, one DNA window encodes the following:
- a CDS encoding RDD family protein, with amino-acid sequence MLETTALRRKATLSPPLDTQYQVETPEGIDLPLRPAGLMVRALAFAIDLVLRGLILGLLFIGLSMLGKLGAGLGSLLIFGVSWWYMVLFEVLNQGRSPGKQWMGLRVVQDDGTPIGWSASLLRNLLRFVDLLPFGYFLGAISCLQHPSFKRLGDLAAGTLVIYRDHPLTRPQLPPAEPRRPPFTLTLTEQRAILGFAERQGELSTARVNELASILAQPMQVPPSQSVAELNGIARGLLGPA; translated from the coding sequence ATGCTCGAGACCACAGCACTGCGAAGGAAAGCAACGCTGTCCCCGCCACTGGATACGCAGTATCAAGTCGAAACGCCGGAAGGCATCGATTTGCCCCTGCGTCCGGCCGGGCTGATGGTTCGCGCCCTGGCGTTCGCCATTGATCTGGTCCTGCGCGGCTTGATTCTCGGCCTGCTGTTCATCGGCTTGTCGATGCTCGGCAAACTCGGTGCTGGATTGGGATCTCTGCTGATCTTTGGCGTGAGCTGGTGGTACATGGTGTTGTTCGAAGTCCTCAATCAGGGCCGCTCGCCGGGCAAGCAGTGGATGGGCCTGCGCGTGGTGCAGGATGACGGCACGCCCATTGGCTGGTCGGCATCGCTGCTGCGCAACTTGCTGCGATTTGTCGACCTGTTGCCGTTCGGCTATTTCCTTGGCGCCATCAGCTGCCTGCAACACCCCAGCTTCAAACGCCTCGGCGACCTGGCCGCCGGTACGCTGGTGATTTACCGAGATCATCCACTGACCCGACCGCAACTCCCACCCGCCGAACCCCGTCGCCCGCCGTTCACCCTGACGTTGACCGAGCAACGCGCCATTCTCGGGTTCGCCGAACGCCAGGGTGAACTCTCCACTGCCAGGGTCAATGAACTGGCATCGATCCTCGCCCAACCCATGCAGGTGCCACCGTCACAGTCGGTGGCCGAACTCAACGGTATCGCCCGTGGATTGTTGGGGCCGGCATGA
- the sbcB gene encoding exodeoxyribonuclease I codes for MTSIFWYDYETTGINPRCDRPLQMAGLRTDFDLNEIDEPVNLYCQPSDDILPHPAACAITGITPRRLAEQGLSEADFMTRVHAQLAAPGTCGAGYNTLRFDDEMTRYSLYRNFFDPYAREWQGGNSRWDLIDVVRAAYALRPDGIVWPTDDEGRVTLKLERLTAANCIDHGSAHEALSDVRATIALARLIRKKQPKLYEWLFQLRSKQKVLDQIRLLQPMVHISGRFSAARSYVGVVLPLAWHPRNKNALIVCDLHLDPQGLLDLDAETLRQRLYTRRDDLAEGELPVPLKLIHINKCPVVAPLSVLRPEDQQRLGMDMALYQQRALRLNDAQKVWQDKVLAIYAREDFSSSQDPEQQLYEGFIGDRDRRLCEQVRTVDPAQLAQEQWPFDDERLPELLFRYRARNFPDTLNFEEQERWRIFCQKRLADPEWGAPNTLESFAEAAAQMTLTATSLQQEVLNEWQEYVQGLRKRLNL; via the coding sequence GTGACCTCTATCTTTTGGTACGACTATGAAACGACGGGCATCAACCCGCGTTGCGATCGCCCCCTGCAAATGGCGGGGCTGCGTACTGACTTCGATCTCAATGAAATAGACGAGCCGGTCAACCTCTATTGCCAGCCCAGTGACGACATCCTGCCGCACCCGGCGGCCTGTGCGATTACTGGCATTACTCCTCGCCGCTTGGCGGAACAAGGTCTGAGCGAAGCCGACTTCATGACCCGCGTGCACGCCCAATTGGCGGCCCCCGGGACCTGCGGCGCGGGCTATAACACCTTGCGTTTCGACGATGAGATGACCCGCTACAGCCTGTACCGCAATTTTTTCGACCCCTATGCGCGGGAATGGCAGGGCGGTAACAGTCGCTGGGACCTGATCGATGTAGTGCGAGCGGCCTATGCCTTGCGCCCGGATGGCATCGTTTGGCCGACGGACGACGAGGGGCGGGTGACGCTCAAACTGGAACGCCTGACCGCCGCCAACTGCATTGATCACGGCAGCGCGCACGAAGCGTTGTCGGACGTACGCGCAACCATCGCCCTGGCGCGCCTGATCCGGAAAAAGCAGCCAAAGCTGTATGAATGGCTGTTTCAGTTGCGCAGCAAGCAAAAGGTGCTGGATCAGATACGCCTGCTCCAACCGATGGTGCACATTTCCGGGCGCTTTTCCGCGGCGCGCAGTTACGTCGGCGTGGTGCTTCCTCTCGCCTGGCACCCGCGCAACAAGAACGCCTTGATCGTCTGCGACCTGCACCTCGATCCTCAGGGCTTGCTGGATCTGGATGCTGAAACCTTGCGTCAGCGGCTGTATACCCGCCGCGATGATCTGGCCGAAGGTGAGTTACCGGTTCCGCTCAAGCTTATCCATATCAATAAATGCCCGGTGGTGGCGCCGTTGTCGGTGCTTCGCCCTGAAGACCAGCAACGCCTGGGGATGGATATGGCCCTGTATCAGCAACGAGCGCTGCGGCTAAATGACGCGCAGAAAGTTTGGCAGGATAAAGTTCTGGCGATTTATGCCCGCGAGGATTTTTCTTCCAGCCAAGACCCTGAACAACAGTTATACGAGGGTTTTATCGGTGACCGCGATCGGCGTCTATGCGAACAAGTCCGAACCGTCGATCCGGCGCAATTAGCGCAAGAGCAATGGCCTTTCGATGATGAACGTTTGCCCGAATTATTGTTTCGATATCGCGCTCGTAACTTCCCCGATACGTTGAATTTCGAAGAGCAAGAGCGCTGGCGAATATTCTGTCAGAAACGTTTAGCGGACCCAGAGTGGGGAGCGCCGAATACCCTGGAAAGTTTCGCGGAGGCCGCAGCCCAAATGACCCTTACTGCGACATCACTTCAGCAAGAAGTGCTGAATGAATGGCAAGAGTATGTCCAGGGATTACGCAAACGTTTGAATCTTTGA
- the mvaT gene encoding histone-like nucleoid-structuring protein MvaT translates to MSLINEYRATEEAIKELQARLKNLSQDDKLQTELEFEGKLRTLMGEYSKSLRDIIALLDPESKTKAPRAGAVKTTGTKRARKVKQYKNPHNGEVIETKGGNHKTLKEWKAKWGGDVVEGWATLLG, encoded by the coding sequence ATGTCCTTGATCAACGAATATCGCGCCACCGAAGAAGCTATCAAAGAGCTGCAAGCCCGTTTGAAGAATCTGTCCCAAGACGACAAACTGCAAACCGAGCTGGAATTCGAAGGCAAACTGCGCACCCTGATGGGCGAATACTCCAAATCCCTGCGTGACATCATCGCGCTGCTGGATCCAGAGTCCAAAACCAAGGCACCACGTGCGGGCGCAGTAAAAACTACTGGCACCAAGCGTGCTCGCAAAGTTAAACAATACAAAAACCCGCACAACGGCGAAGTCATTGAAACCAAAGGTGGCAACCACAAAACTCTGAAAGAGTGGAAAGCCAAGTGGGGCGGTGACGTGGTTGAAGGCTGGGCTACCCTGCTGGGCTAA